The genomic DNA CGTGGGGAAAATTCAGAAATTAGGCTGGTAGGAGGCGAGAGCGATGCGAAACGAGATGTGGGAGATAGACTCGTACTGGGAACTGTTCGTGGACGGTGCAGTGATAGAGAGCCTCGAGGGGCAGGCACGATTGCAGCTGCACCATCCGGTGCCACAGGAGGTGGTGCTGGAGTGCGACCGACCATGGGAAGGCAACACCAGCGGTTACTTCAGCGTATTGCAAGATGGCAACTCCTTCAGGATGTACTATCGCGGTTCGGGCTTTGACAAGCGCAAACAGAAAGTCCCCCATGGTGAGGTAACCTGCATGGCAGAGAGTAATGACGGTGTCCACTGGAGTCGCCCCAACCTCGGACTGTTTGAGTTTGGTGGTTCGAAGCGCAACAATATCGTATGGATAGGCGAGGAGAGCCATGACTTCGCGCCCTTCGTAGATACCAACCCTCGCTGCGATGCCCGTGCAAGATACAAAGCATTGGGGCGCAGCCAGGACGGGCTGATAGCGTTCGAATCGCCCGATGGTATCCGCTGGCGACGCATGCAAGACAAACCGGTGATCACGAAAGGAGCTTTCGACTCGCTGAACGTTGCCTTCTGGGACGAGGTGCTGGGTAAGTACCGCGACTATCATCGTGGTTTTCGGGACGGCTATCGCGACGTGATGACCTGCGAATCCGATGATTTTCTCCACTGGACGAAACCGCGCTGGCTGGACTGGGGTGATGCACCACGTGAGCACCTGTATACCAACGCCATCCGCCCCTATTTTCGTAACCCTCGCATCCTGCTGGGCTTTCCCATGCGATTCGTGCCCGACCGTGCCAAAGTGCCTGAAGACCCCTACCCCGCCCTGTGCGATAATGTGTTGATTGTTAGTCGGGACGGATTGCATTTCAAAAGGTGGCTGGAGGCGTTCCAGCGTCCCGGTCCGCAGCGTGAGCGATGGGTGAACCGCAACAATATGCCCGCCTGGGGGCTACTGGTGACGCGCTCTGCGCTGCCCGGCTGTCCCGACGAGATTTCGTTCTACTCGGTGGAAGGCTATTATCTACCCAACCAGACTGCGCGCGTGCGACGGTTCACCCTGAGGATAGACGGCTTCGTGTCGGTAAACGCACCATATTCTGGCGGCGAGGTGCTGACGAAACCCCTGACGCTGCAGGGTGATAGACTACAAATCAACTACTCCACCTCTGCGGTCGGCAGTGTCAAGGTGGAGGTAACGGACCCGCGGGGCAACCCGATTAGAGGCTTCGCTGCCCCCGACTGTGTGGAGATGTATGGTGATGAAGTAGGGGCAGATGTACGCTGGAAGGCTGGCGATATCCGCTCCCTGCGTGGCAAACCGGTGCGCCTGCGTTTCCTGCTGCGAGATGCCGACCTGTATGCTTTCCGATGCGCGTAGCGGGACGCGCTATAAGTCTGTCAAGCGTCATCACTGGCTATCCCATGTGGAGGGCAGGCTCCCGCCGATCCGTTGGTATCCGAACCTAACCCCCTGCCCCCCTTCCCTGCGAGGGAAGGGGGAACCACGATTGCCCCTCTCCTCATAGGAGAGGGGGACGGGGGTGAGGTTGGTCTGGCGCAGGAGATGGCTTCGCCACTCGCAAGGGCACTTGGGGTGTGCGAGAAAAGACTTTTGGCAAGATGGATGCTTGACAGACTAATAGACCGGTCACAAATGGAGGTCAGAAAGTAGCGTAGAGGAGCGAAACAGGAGGGCTTTACTCGCCTTTTAGAGCCGTAACCACTCAGGTATGCCGCAGGCTGCCCGTTCTGCCGACACCGTACCTGCTATACAGCCAGGAGATGGCTATCAGCGTGAGCCCGAGACCTCCAAACGATAGAATACGCATCGGCGTATCCAGAAAGCTCAGGTCAAACAGGAACACCTTCAGCGCGGTAAAGCCTAACAACCCTAACGCAGCGAGCCGCACAGGCTGCAGAGAACGCACAATGCCCACAATCAGCATCACCGCCCCGAACAGCGTCCACACCAGCGAAATCGCCATCTGTGCCGGGCGCTGCCAATCGCCTTTCAGCGCACCCATGACGTGCCAGTAGTAGAAAGCCTCATAGGTCTCTTGTGTAACGCCCCATAGCAGCACCACCAGCGCCAGCGCGACGATGCCTCCGGTTAGCGATACCTCCGACGAGGTACTCTGCGATGGGTGTCGGCTGAGAAGCACCGCTATCCACACCGTCGCTAGCACGGTCGCCGCAAACGCTAGCGCACGCAGGTTCAATAGGGGACCCCATGCAACAGACGTTGCTGAACCGGGCAGGGTAAACAGCGAGTACATCAACAGTACCACAACTGCCGCACTCCCAGCCAGATAACCCAGCAACCGCATCCCCAGCAGATCCCACGTGATACCCAGCGTAACGAACAGCGCGGCAAGCAGGCTCCATAGCGGCACCAGTGCAAACCACGCCGCGACCGCCCACAGCTGCGGGTCTATAGACATCCGCCAGGCACGAAAGCCCAGATACACTTCTGCAGAAAGCCCTATCCACATCAACATGCTGACCAATACGCTCAGATAACCGAAGGCTTGCGCCTCCTCTGGAGCGGCACGCCCCCGTTCCCGAGCCACCATCCACGCCAGTAATCCTAGCAAGATGCCCACCAGCAAGGTGGAGAGCCAGCGGATGTTCCAGAAGGGTGTCCAGGCGTCCACAGGCGCAGAAGCCATCGCCCATACCGGCAGTACCGCTGCCAGCGTCGCAACGAGGAGCGCACCGAAGCGCACCCACAGGTCGCTCACCCTTGCGCCTAGCCAGTGCAAGAGCGGGGCATATACTGCCCAAACAATAGCCACCGAGTACATTGCCACTGCTTGCCACGCCTGCCCGAGACGGGGAGACTGCCACTGCACAGCAAGGGCGGTCTCCTGCGCCAGCAACCATGCTCCACCCAACGCCGCCAGCGCGCTATACCATGGCGCGAGCTCGTCTTTTATCGCTTGCGCTCGCCGGCTCTCCGCCGCCATCCACGCCGTTGCTGCAACAGCCGTCAACAAGGGCAAACCGCGCTCGTTCAAGAAAAGCAGATGCCGTTGCGCTTCCACAGTGAGTACGACCGCCGCCAGAGCCAGTAGAGTGAAGCCCCACACAATTTGCCCGGCGCGGTGCAACAACGGGCTGTTCAATCGCAATCCTAACGCCACCAGCACCGCTGACTGCACGCTCCAGCCTACCACCAGCCAGTCTTGTTTTAGCTGCATCGGTACGGCAATAGTGAGGAAGAACAGTGCAATGCCACCCAGGCTGTCTCGCAAGTTGCGGTTGTGA from Armatimonadota bacterium includes the following:
- a CDS encoding membrane protein, whose translation is MPEHDGSDLVLQRLEQLERRIEELTQRVERVEQQTRPSLSAETAVPTPSEPSTSRDVIAAQPVIPPPPVIPPLSEETVARVTLQPSETPPPTEPAPPVTPLVTGAEPGIGGYWEQLVGGKGALWVGSIATFFALAFFLAYTWQLLGEVVKLVLGFAVGAALLAFGEYSRKRVERWFSEGISGAGIAVLYLSIWAGAQRYHLFSFELSFALMAATVFLGVMLALRYDAMSLSILATIGGFLTPVLLRSEGGASASPYPLLTYVTVLNAGILAVSLYRQWRALVWLSFFATILLVLGWAVDNYQERFRWSVFAYVTLNFLLFLGCACFRSLVQRANTQVEELLLVFADAGVYALAGYALIGEALGDYPSAFALVLAVLLGGLSGLVHQRAPHNRNLRDSLGGIALFFLTIAVPMQLKQDWLVVGWSVQSAVLVALGLRLNSPLLHRAGQIVWGFTLLALAAVVLTVEAQRHLLFLNERGLPLLTAVAATAWMAAESRRAQAIKDELAPWYSALAALGGAWLLAQETALAVQWQSPRLGQAWQAVAMYSVAIVWAVYAPLLHWLGARVSDLWVRFGALLVATLAAVLPVWAMASAPVDAWTPFWNIRWLSTLLVGILLGLLAWMVARERGRAAPEEAQAFGYLSVLVSMLMWIGLSAEVYLGFRAWRMSIDPQLWAVAAWFALVPLWSLLAALFVTLGITWDLLGMRLLGYLAGSAAVVVLLMYSLFTLPGSATSVAWGPLLNLRALAFAATVLATVWIAVLLSRHPSQSTSSEVSLTGGIVALALVVLLWGVTQETYEAFYYWHVMGALKGDWQRPAQMAISLVWTLFGAVMLIVGIVRSLQPVRLAALGLLGFTALKVFLFDLSFLDTPMRILSFGGLGLTLIAISWLYSRYGVGRTGSLRHT